The Acidobacteriota bacterium DNA segment CAGTTCGGCGAGGCTGTGCCTCTGTCCCTTATAGTCGATAACGCCATCGGCGGAGGGGGGGCGCAGCTCCTGCAGGGCGCTCTGACGGCGTTCGGACAGCCCCAGCTTGCAGCCGCGGTGGACGAACCGATCTCGTCCCTGCAGGCCTATGCCCTGGGGCTGCCGCTCATTTACCAGCAAGGCTTCGGCGAGCCCTACTGGATCGGATGGAAGAACTATTTCAACTTCTTCGCCGAAGCCTCCTGGCGCCTGAGACCCAATCTGCAACTGACGCTGGGCGGCCGTCACGAGTTCGAGGTTAAGACGCGGTTCCCGACCGACAAGAACAACTTGGCGCCCAGGTTGGGTTTCGCCTGGAGCCCCGATCCAAGGATGGTGGTACGCGGGGGCTTCGGCATTTACTACGCCAGGATCGAAAGCCAGATCACCTACATCCGGGACCTGCTGGGAGAGGCGGGTGATATCTTCCAGATATTCATCCCGCTGACCGGTTTATCCGGTATCAACAGCGCGCTGACCGGCGATCTGCTCACCTCGGCAGAGATCTACCAAACCGCCCTGCAGCGGGGCATCCTGGGGACTCGGACCATCACGCCTCAGGACCTGGCCATCCACGGGATCGATCCGGGACCGGGGCTTCCCCTGCGGGTGCAGTTCGATGTGGCCGACGACACCGTCAATCCCTATTCCCAGCAGGCCAGCCTCGAGATCCAGCGCGAGGTGGCCGACGGCTACACCGTCTCGCTGGGATACAACTTCAACCGGGGGGTGCACATCATCCGCCCCCTGGACACCAACGTCTACCAGGCGGGAACCAACGAGCTGGGACGCCCCATCGTGGGCTTTCACAATCCGCTGGTGCTGCAGAACAACATCTACGGCAGTTGGGCCAATTCCTCCTACCACGCCTTTATGGCCCAGTTCCGGAAACGCTTCTTCGACGGATTCACCCTCTCGGCCCACTACACCTGGAGCAAGACCATGGACGAGAACACCGACTACAACTCCTCGTTCCAGCCGCACTTGCAGTGGGACGCCAAGGCCGAGTGGGCCTTGTCTTCCTTCCACCGGAAACACAACTTCGTAGCCTACACCGTGGTGGATCTCCCCTGGAGATCGGGCTCCGGGGGCGGATTGGGTCACGCCCTCATCCGGGACTTCACGGTCTCGGCCATTGCCAGCGCCCGCTCGGGTGCTCCCTTCAATCTCAACTCGGGCTTCGACAACGTGGGCGACCGCCACAACGACACCCACCGTCCCTGGGGCGTAGGCCGCAACGTCGGCATGGGGCCCGACTTCTTCTCTTTCGATCTCCGGCTGAACCGGGAGATTCCGCTGACCGAGACCTGGACACTGGGGCTGATCGCCGAGGCCTTCAATCTGTTCAACCGCACCAACTTCAAGCACATCAACAGCACGGTCGGCGACGTGAGCATCGATGAGCTTCCCTCCCGGCTGGTGGGCCGCCGGGGACCGGTCACCGAGCCCTTCTCCTTCACGGCGGCATTCGATCCGAGGCAGTTCCAGTTGTCGCTCAGACTAAATTTCTAGCGGCTCGCAGGCTGAGCGGAACCAACACCCGTCGATTCAACGAGATTGGGGATACCCCTGGCAACTCAACGAGTCGAATCGTGGCGACCTGTGTCGCGATTTCGTTCTGAGGCCTGCCTTCTCCTCAACGCCCCCGCTTCAGGTCTTGCTGCAGCAGGCGGTCGACCAGACGCTTCAGGAACTCGTCGGTTTGAATCGACATGGCCACTCGGCTGTTGGGGGGACGGCTTTCGTCGATGACCGTGAATCCCTCGGCGGTGGTGCGGACGTGGGCGGCGCGGGTGCGAAACAGCTCCGGCCACAGAACCATGCCGATGGGAACGGGGTCGAAGAGGATGGGTGTTTCCCGCCCCCATAGGCGGTAGAGGGCCTGAAGCGCGTCGGTCAGGGGGGAACGGTGGGACCAGAGGGCGTGACGTTGCTCGGCCTTCAACTCGACGAAAGCGGTGACGTCCAGGCCGGCGTAGGTGATCGGGGACGTTGAGGACGACAGGCTGCGGGCCGAGGGGATATCGGCCCGCACGTTCCACTCGGCCGAAGGAACGGGGCTGCTGCCGTATCCCAGGTAGAAGGAACCGAACATGGAGTAGACCTGCTTGGCCAGTTGTAGCACCTCAGGGTCTTTTTGAAGCAGGTCAGCCAGGTTGGATACGGGACCGACGGATATCAGGGTGATCTGCCCTGGATGTCGGCGCAGTTGGTCGGCAATGAAGTCGGCAGCCGGTGTATCGATCGGTTCGAGCGCTGAAAAACCCTCCGCCCAGGAAAACTGCCTGGGATCGGGCCCTGTGATTTCCGGGTGACCCACCACCAGAGAGGTCGATCTGCCTAGGGCAACCGGGATCTCCTCGCGCCCGGTTTCGTAAAGGAGACGACAAGCCAGCCGGCCTCTCTCTTGGGTTTGGCCGTGTCCCAGAGTGATCCCCAAGATCTCGAATTCCGGACTGGCCAGCAGCAGCGCCAGGGCAAAGGCGTCGTCGACGTCGGAGCCCAGATCGGAGTCCAGGATGACCTTGATGGGCTCGGCCCGTGCGGTGGGTTGAATGATCATGGCCAAGAGTGCGAGGCACAGGAGGGCGGGAATTGACAGGGTTCGAATGGTCAATGTTGGCTCCCTATCGCTGCCGTGCAATCCGGCGGGGCGGGTCCCTCCAATGCAATCGGGTTAATTGAAGGGCCAGATGCGGGGGATCAACAGGGTGGCCGCGATCCAGCTGATGAGGCTCAGCCATGCTCCCACCTTGAAGTAATCGGTGAACCGGTATCCCCCGGGGCCGTACACCATGGTGTTGGTCTGATAGCCGATGGGCGTCAGGAAACTGCAAGAGGCGGCAAAGGCCACGCAAAAGGCAAAGGGCCGGGGATCCCAACCGCCCTGATGGGCAATGGAGATGGCGATAGGGGTCAACAAAGCCGCGGTGGCGTTGTTGGACATGATCTCGGTCATCCCCATGGTCAACAGGTAGAGCACGGCGATCAGCGCCACCGGTCCCAGGGCGCCGGACCACCCCACCAGGCTGTCGGCAATGAGGTTGGCCGTCCCGGTTTTTTCCATGGCCGTTCCCAGGGCAAGGGTTCCCCCGATCAG contains these protein-coding regions:
- a CDS encoding TonB-dependent receptor — translated: FEQNSGVFPFGEERQQFLGRVDHTVGDGHTLFSRVNWTSQDSENTQFGSLVSYSRGRNIHINDFGVALGNTLLISPELASETLVGVNYHDSGVYPTDPYGPSIDINGFGLFGRDLIMPTRVVERAGQVRQNFTRTSGPHTYKFGVDVGGSRFSIRSETFFGGRFQFGEAVPLSLIVDNAIGGGGAQLLQGALTAFGQPQLAAAVDEPISSLQAYALGLPLIYQQGFGEPYWIGWKNYFNFFAEASWRLRPNLQLTLGGRHEFEVKTRFPTDKNNLAPRLGFAWSPDPRMVVRGGFGIYYARIESQITYIRDLLGEAGDIFQIFIPLTGLSGINSALTGDLLTSAEIYQTALQRGILGTRTITPQDLAIHGIDPGPGLPLRVQFDVADDTVNPYSQQASLEIQREVADGYTVSLGYNFNRGVHIIRPLDTNVYQAGTNELGRPIVGFHNPLVLQNNIYGSWANSSYHAFMAQFRKRFFDGFTLSAHYTWSKTMDENTDYNSSFQPHLQWDAKAEWALSSFHRKHNFVAYTVVDLPWRSGSGGGLGHALIRDFTVSAIASARSGAPFNLNSGFDNVGDRHNDTHRPWGVGRNVGMGPDFFSFDLRLNREIPLTETWTLGLIAEAFNLFNRTNFKHINSTVGDVSIDELPSRLVGRRGPVTEPFSFTAAFDPRQFQLSLRLNF
- a CDS encoding nucleoside hydrolase, translating into MTIRTLSIPALLCLALLAMIIQPTARAEPIKVILDSDLGSDVDDAFALALLLASPEFEILGITLGHGQTQERGRLACRLLYETGREEIPVALGRSTSLVVGHPEITGPDPRQFSWAEGFSALEPIDTPAADFIADQLRRHPGQITLISVGPVSNLADLLQKDPEVLQLAKQVYSMFGSFYLGYGSSPVPSAEWNVRADIPSARSLSSSTSPITYAGLDVTAFVELKAEQRHALWSHRSPLTDALQALYRLWGRETPILFDPVPIGMVLWPELFRTRAAHVRTTAEGFTVIDESRPPNSRVAMSIQTDEFLKRLVDRLLQQDLKRGR